The region TGCTGGACTCGCCGCCGGAGCGGTTCGCCAACCCCTACTGGGCCTTCCGCAACGCCTACGACCACGGCGCGTCCGAGGTCGAGTACTGGCAGTCGGTGGGCCGTGAGCTGGACCGGCGGGTCTCCGCGGAGCAGGCGCTGGAGCTCACCGCCGTGGACACCGCGGGCTGGCTGGTGACCTCGCCCGCCGCGCTCGCGCTGATCGGGGAACTGGCGGCCGCCGACGTGCCGCTGGCGCTGCTGTCCAACGCGCCGTCGTCGTTCGGCCGGATCGTGGCCGAGCAGCCGTGGACCGAGCCGTTCCGGCACCTGGTGTTCTCCGGCGACCTCGGCGTGATCAAGCCCGCGCCCGCGATCTGGACCGCGCTCGCCGACCGGCTCGGCACCCGCGACTGCGTGTTCTTCGACGACCGCGAGGAGAACACCGACGGCGCGACCGAGGCCGGCCTCATCGGCATCCACTGGCGGGGCGCGGCCCACGCCCGGGACCAGCTCGTCGCGTTGGGCGTGCTGCCGGCCTGAGGGTCAGCCCTTCGCGGCCCTCAGCTCGGCCCGCAGCTCGGCCAGCTCCGCCTTGAGCGACCGCAGCTCGGCCACCGTCGCCTGCTCGGCCTCCACCACCTGCCCCTCGACCCCGCTCAGCCGCTCCACCAGCCACGACGCGATCGTTCCGGTGATCACACCGAGCAGCGCGATCCCGCCGATCATCAGCAGCGCGGCGACCAGCCGCCCCTCCCACGTCACCGGGTAGCGGTCGCCGTAGCCGACGGTCGAGATCGTGGTCAGCGTCCACCAGGCGGCGTCGCCGAAGGTGGTGATGGTCGCGTCCGGGTGGGCGCGCTCGGCGTCCAGCACGGCCAGCGACGCGCACAGCCCGACCAGCGTCGTCACCCCGGCGACGTACACGCCGACCTGGTGCCGGATCTTGCCGGAGAACCGGCGGTTGAGCACCTTCAGCACGGTGAGCAGGCGCAGCACGCGCAACTGCCGGACCACCGGCAGCAGCACCGCGAGCAGGTCGAACAGGTGCGTGACGAAGAACCGGCGCTTGTCGACGGCCAGCACGAACCGCGTGCCGTAGTCGACGGCGAACACCAGCCACACCGCCCACAGCACGACCTCCAGGACCACGTGCAGGCCCGGCGTGGAGCGGTTGTCGAGCACCTCCCAGGCGTAGGCCACCAGGAACACGACGGCCAGCACCGTCAGCGGCCACTCGGCGCGCCGCTCCCAGCCGGCCAAACGGGGCTCATCTGTCTCCAGCACCGCCCCATGGTGACCCCTCCGCCTGCGGTATTCCAGGCCAGGTGACTAGCGCGGCCCCTTGATGCCCTTGCGCCCGCTGCCGCTCTTGATCGCTCCGTACGCGGCCGTCGCGAGGAACAGCACCCCGCCGATGACCGCCAGCCACACCAGCCCCTTGACGACCGCGCCGACCAGCGTCAGCACCAGCCAGGCCGCCAACAGCCACAGGATAATCTTGACCATGTCCCCTCCAACGTACGGCGTGACGTGCGGGTTCCTGATCAGGTCCAGGTCTTGAGCCGCCGCAGTGCCTCGTCGATGTCGGCCGCCGAGCCGGCGAACGACATCCGCACGAACTCGTGCCCGTGCACCGGGTCGAAGTCTATGCCCGGAACGATCGCCACCCCCGTGTCCGCCAGCAGCCGGCGGCAGAACCCCATGGTGTCGTCGGTGAGGTGCGAGACGTCGGCGTAGGCGTAGAACGCCCCGTCGGCCGGCGCGACCCGGTCGATCCCCAGGTCGGCCAGCCCGGCCAGCAGCACGTCCCGGTTGCGCCGGTAGCCGTCGACCAGCCGCGCGGTCTGCTGGTAGGACTCCGGCTCGAACGCCGCCACCGCCGCGTGCTGGGCCAGCGCCGGCGGGCACAGGGTGAAGTTGCCGGTCAGGCAGTCGACCGCGCGGCGCAGCGCC is a window of Saccharothrix espanaensis DSM 44229 DNA encoding:
- a CDS encoding HAD-IA family hydrolase — protein: MTRWVVFDYGNVISEANANLDRLAAMLDSPPERFANPYWAFRNAYDHGASEVEYWQSVGRELDRRVSAEQALELTAVDTAGWLVTSPAALALIGELAAADVPLALLSNAPSSFGRIVAEQPWTEPFRHLVFSGDLGVIKPAPAIWTALADRLGTRDCVFFDDREENTDGATEAGLIGIHWRGAAHARDQLVALGVLPA
- a CDS encoding potassium channel family protein; protein product: MLETDEPRLAGWERRAEWPLTVLAVVFLVAYAWEVLDNRSTPGLHVVLEVVLWAVWLVFAVDYGTRFVLAVDKRRFFVTHLFDLLAVLLPVVRQLRVLRLLTVLKVLNRRFSGKIRHQVGVYVAGVTTLVGLCASLAVLDAERAHPDATITTFGDAAWWTLTTISTVGYGDRYPVTWEGRLVAALLMIGGIALLGVITGTIASWLVERLSGVEGQVVEAEQATVAELRSLKAELAELRAELRAAKG